Proteins encoded by one window of Streptomyces sp. NBC_01571:
- a CDS encoding winged helix-turn-helix domain-containing protein, whose product MAGVKATRRGRRPTGGGVQLTFEVIAEDLRERIRSGGLRPGDALPTQAVLMREFGASSLTVQKAMALLKQEGWAVSRPGKGAFVAHHDSADDLGGPEVTAAAVGTAARVETLERALADAVEQLADLRARVQALEAGGGEPGR is encoded by the coding sequence GTGGCGGGCGTAAAGGCGACGCGGCGCGGGCGCAGGCCGACGGGCGGCGGGGTGCAGTTGACGTTCGAGGTCATCGCCGAGGACCTGCGCGAGCGCATCCGCTCCGGCGGGCTGCGGCCGGGTGACGCGCTGCCGACGCAGGCTGTGCTGATGCGGGAGTTCGGGGCGTCGAGCCTGACCGTGCAGAAGGCCATGGCCCTGCTGAAGCAGGAGGGGTGGGCGGTCTCCCGTCCCGGCAAGGGCGCCTTCGTCGCCCACCACGACAGCGCCGATGACCTCGGTGGCCCGGAGGTAACCGCAGCCGCCGTCGGGACGGCGGCCCGCGTTGAGACGTTGGAACGGGCACTGGCCGACGCCGTCGAGCAGCTGGCCGATCTCCGTGCTCGCGTCCAGGCACTGGAGGCGGGCGGCGGCGAGCCGGGCCGCTAA